The following are encoded together in the Mesoterricola sediminis genome:
- a CDS encoding tetratricopeptide repeat protein → MLLFPLTALVLAAPPVPGAPKALNAMCEEAVAKFREGSLGAGFALLDAAQKAYPGASQPHALRAQVYQAIARKAAPPAAAYFRVRTEDELEAVYLNPSLSRDGRAQVQVELEAVHAHAFPSVTSRDPKALAAFEEGERSFGARDFQKAREAYGRALAQDPGFVLAMLYLGDTYHSERHPTEALTWYRKAAQAQPAFPKAWRFLADGCAAAGRAQEAEEALLSGLEGNPGNRLLWLKLADLLDAQGRAPKKLVFDPPFRPSWGPEGQLTLQATVPDPGAEGLAIWAPLLTGLHGGAQVKVEHPGPGAPPLETPFQLARFFWTLALGALEAQVQKTGTPVQDRYLAAFLRFKQEGRLDAALFVLRFQEAFRPDFEAWKRAHPGEVQTFIRTYGLRP, encoded by the coding sequence ATGTTGCTCTTCCCGTTGACCGCCCTGGTCCTGGCGGCGCCCCCCGTGCCTGGGGCGCCGAAAGCCTTGAACGCGATGTGCGAGGAGGCCGTCGCCAAGTTCCGGGAAGGCTCGCTGGGCGCGGGGTTCGCGCTGCTGGACGCGGCCCAGAAGGCCTACCCCGGAGCTTCCCAGCCGCACGCCTTGCGGGCCCAGGTCTACCAGGCGATCGCCAGGAAGGCGGCGCCCCCCGCGGCGGCCTATTTCCGGGTGCGGACCGAGGACGAGTTGGAGGCCGTCTATCTGAACCCGTCCCTTTCCAGGGACGGCAGGGCCCAGGTCCAGGTGGAGCTGGAGGCGGTGCACGCCCATGCCTTTCCGTCCGTGACCTCCCGGGATCCCAAGGCCCTGGCGGCCTTCGAGGAGGGGGAGCGGAGCTTCGGCGCCCGGGACTTCCAGAAGGCCCGGGAGGCCTACGGGAGGGCGCTGGCCCAGGATCCCGGGTTCGTCCTGGCGATGCTCTACCTCGGGGACACATACCACAGCGAACGCCATCCCACGGAGGCGCTCACCTGGTACCGCAAGGCCGCCCAGGCCCAGCCGGCCTTCCCCAAAGCCTGGCGCTTCCTGGCCGACGGTTGTGCTGCGGCCGGCCGGGCCCAGGAGGCCGAGGAGGCCCTCCTGTCGGGACTCGAGGGGAATCCTGGCAACCGGTTGCTCTGGCTCAAGCTGGCGGATCTCCTCGACGCGCAGGGCCGGGCCCCGAAGAAGCTGGTGTTCGACCCACCGTTCCGCCCCTCCTGGGGTCCGGAGGGTCAACTGACCCTCCAGGCCACCGTCCCGGACCCGGGGGCCGAGGGCCTGGCGATCTGGGCGCCGCTCCTCACCGGTCTTCACGGAGGGGCCCAGGTGAAGGTGGAGCATCCCGGCCCGGGCGCTCCACCCCTGGAGACCCCCTTCCAGCTGGCCCGCTTCTTCTGGACCCTGGCCCTGGGCGCCCTGGAGGCCCAGGTCCAGAAGACCGGGACGCCCGTCCAGGACCGGTACCTGGCGGCCTTCCTGCGCTTCAAGCAGGAGGGCCGGCTGGACGCGGCCCTCTTCGTGCTGCGCTTCCAGGAGGCTTTCCGACCCGATTTCGAGGCGTGGAAGCGGGCTCACCCCGGGGAAGTCCAGACCTTCATCCGGACCTACGGCCTCCGCCCCTAG
- a CDS encoding sensor domain-containing diguanylate cyclase, whose translation MSTPIRAIQRWGRSVLLAYGLVGVIFGGIGVWLVTDLMTSRSNILAERAALALQTSKFMCQWFGTTLLSADFVLRDVTTRVGPAELDRARTGAAERERLSALLDGKLKTLPGVYGLGLVDRRGVYVAAADPSLVGHTSHSRLREEAGWLLDPRLHVEYVPAQRSANNLPALLVSRPLPSPDGSFQGGALAAILLSTAQEWLEAFPVQRHDTLAMVDGEGALLARNPPRPSAIGGKLHDLSAQPRFGNSGGSATFTNTSPNDGRERIYGISRVERIPISIIVGFDKAQALEEWRHRAWQLAAGYLAMVCLTVLTLRSHLHTRAQRDEMKRLAITDPLTGVANRRQLTQMGAMEVKKALRNRYPLSFLMVDIDRFKAINDTWGHPTGDRVIQTLARAMVASVRETDVVGRLGGEEFLAILPGTGPEGAEILANRLRVHVEKGLTTPSDEGVPVRFTISIGVAGLEEGATFDELLLQVDKALYQAKAAGRNRVRVDPGGRAGV comes from the coding sequence ATGTCCACGCCCATCCGGGCCATCCAGCGCTGGGGGAGGTCCGTCCTCCTGGCCTATGGCTTGGTTGGAGTGATCTTTGGCGGCATCGGGGTGTGGCTGGTCACGGACCTGATGACCAGCCGATCCAACATCCTTGCCGAGCGCGCCGCCCTGGCCCTCCAGACCAGCAAGTTCATGTGCCAGTGGTTCGGGACGACCCTCCTCAGCGCGGACTTCGTGCTCCGGGACGTGACGACCCGGGTGGGCCCCGCCGAGCTGGACCGGGCCCGGACCGGCGCGGCTGAGCGGGAGCGACTCTCCGCCCTGCTGGACGGGAAACTGAAAACCCTGCCCGGGGTCTACGGCCTGGGCCTGGTGGACCGCCGCGGCGTCTACGTGGCGGCGGCCGATCCCAGCCTGGTCGGCCACACATCCCACTCCCGCCTCCGGGAAGAAGCGGGATGGCTCCTGGACCCCCGGCTGCACGTGGAATATGTGCCGGCCCAGCGATCCGCCAACAACCTGCCGGCCCTCCTGGTGTCGCGGCCCCTGCCTTCCCCGGACGGGTCCTTCCAGGGCGGCGCCCTCGCGGCCATCCTGCTGAGCACGGCCCAGGAATGGCTGGAGGCGTTCCCCGTCCAGCGCCATGACACCCTGGCCATGGTGGACGGGGAGGGCGCCCTGCTGGCCCGGAATCCGCCCCGGCCCTCGGCCATCGGCGGCAAGCTCCATGACCTCTCCGCCCAGCCCAGGTTCGGCAATTCGGGCGGCAGCGCCACCTTCACCAACACCTCCCCCAACGACGGGCGGGAGCGCATCTACGGCATCAGCCGGGTGGAGCGCATCCCGATCAGCATCATCGTCGGGTTCGACAAGGCCCAGGCCCTGGAGGAATGGCGGCACCGGGCCTGGCAGCTGGCCGCGGGCTACCTGGCCATGGTCTGCCTGACGGTCCTGACCCTGCGCAGCCACCTGCATACCCGTGCCCAGCGGGACGAGATGAAGCGGCTGGCGATCACCGATCCCCTGACGGGGGTGGCCAACCGGCGCCAGCTGACCCAGATGGGCGCCATGGAGGTGAAGAAGGCCCTGCGCAACCGGTACCCCCTCTCCTTCCTGATGGTGGACATCGACCGCTTCAAGGCCATCAACGACACCTGGGGCCACCCCACGGGGGACCGGGTCATCCAGACCCTGGCCCGGGCCATGGTCGCCAGCGTGCGCGAGACGGACGTGGTGGGCCGCCTGGGCGGGGAGGAATTCCTCGCCATCCTGCCCGGCACCGGTCCGGAGGGGGCCGAGATCCTGGCGAACCGCCTGCGCGTCCACGTGGAGAAGGGGCTCACGACCCCCTCCGACGAGGGGGTCCCCGTGCGGTTCACCATCAGCATCGGCGTCGCCGGGTTGGAGGAGGGCGCCACCTTCGACGAACTCCTCCTCCAGGTCGACAAGGCGCTCTACCAGGCCAAGGCGGCGGGGCGGAACCGGGTCAGGGTCGATCCGGGCGGGCGCGCTGGAGTTTGA
- a CDS encoding TlpA family protein disulfide reductase yields the protein MSLSSRSLLVPGLVASAFALPLPGQTLRIGDKAPALAGIHWIKGAPVSAFEPGKLYVVEFWATWCGPCKATIPHLTELAAKYKGRVQVCGISIKEKRKGPQDTTYLKGVEAFVRDQGDRMAYTVGADGVEGRMAATWYEASSPQGIPTAFVVDGQGRIAWTGHPKDLERVLEASLAGTWDLPKAARDQGVARAQQKKDEPLLKAFFEALRKEDFATADRVGGELFPASRPAEASFGYVYYTALTHTDAARATAYAKRLAEGVYRGSAPGLAMLLDAMARNPKEDPAALLALAARAAQEIRAPGDPFFLAALGRVYARCGQPAEALRYDREALAAAEAQPAIDAAFKATLRARVEAAGK from the coding sequence GTGTCCCTCTCCTCCAGATCCCTCCTCGTCCCCGGCCTCGTCGCGTCGGCCTTCGCGCTGCCCCTGCCGGGCCAGACCCTCCGGATCGGCGACAAGGCGCCGGCCCTCGCCGGAATCCACTGGATCAAAGGGGCGCCGGTGTCGGCCTTCGAACCCGGGAAGCTGTACGTGGTGGAATTCTGGGCCACCTGGTGCGGTCCCTGCAAGGCGACGATCCCGCACCTGACGGAGCTGGCCGCGAAGTACAAGGGTCGGGTCCAGGTCTGCGGCATCAGCATCAAGGAGAAGCGGAAGGGGCCCCAGGACACCACGTACCTGAAGGGGGTGGAGGCCTTCGTCCGGGACCAGGGGGACCGGATGGCCTACACCGTGGGTGCGGACGGGGTGGAGGGCCGCATGGCGGCGACGTGGTACGAGGCGTCCTCGCCCCAGGGCATCCCGACGGCCTTCGTGGTGGACGGCCAGGGGCGGATCGCCTGGACCGGGCACCCCAAGGACCTGGAGCGGGTGCTCGAGGCCAGCCTGGCCGGGACCTGGGATCTGCCGAAGGCGGCCCGGGACCAGGGGGTGGCCAGGGCCCAGCAGAAGAAGGACGAACCTTTGCTGAAGGCCTTCTTCGAGGCCCTGCGGAAGGAGGATTTCGCCACCGCCGACAGGGTGGGCGGCGAGCTCTTCCCCGCCAGCAGGCCGGCGGAAGCGTCATTCGGGTACGTCTATTACACCGCCCTCACCCACACGGACGCGGCGCGGGCCACCGCCTACGCGAAGCGGCTGGCGGAAGGCGTCTACCGCGGGAGCGCGCCCGGCCTCGCCATGCTCCTGGACGCCATGGCCCGGAACCCCAAGGAGGATCCCGCCGCCCTGCTGGCCCTTGCGGCCCGCGCCGCCCAGGAGATCCGGGCGCCCGGGGACCCCTTCTTCCTGGCGGCGCTGGGCCGGGTCTACGCCCGCTGCGGCCAGCCGGCGGAGGCCCTGCGCTACGACCGGGAGGCCCTGGCCGCCGCCGAAGCCCAGCCGGCGATCGACGCGGCCTTCAAGGCCACCCTCCGCGCCCGCGTCGAGGCGGCCGGCAAGTAG
- a CDS encoding magnesium transporter CorA family protein has protein sequence MSLRAWLLTPRGTDPLPDPAALPRLLGEGVPVWLDLTLPDVPDLGPLRACLPGHPLNWEDAGKPGQRPKLEDHGDHLFLIVRSLDTREKRLARQLQTLQVACFLTPRLLVTIRSGPLEVLDQVAARFASGQSPVPPGPDAVLHGLLDGIVDAFAPHLEQWELEVERLDQEALRDPRTPVLERILSIRKLMVRLRRLAAGQADLVLHLAKGREGMVQPEVRPYFQDVHDHLMNVLEGADSLRDSVTIAVDIYLNSVNNRLNEIMKILTVMSSIMLPLGLVTGVFGMNFLRMPGLQHPAGFWWTLAGMGLLTAGLLLAFRRYRLL, from the coding sequence ATGTCCCTCCGCGCCTGGCTCCTGACCCCCCGGGGAACCGATCCCCTGCCGGATCCGGCGGCCCTGCCGCGGCTGCTGGGGGAGGGGGTCCCGGTGTGGCTGGACCTGACGCTTCCGGACGTCCCGGACCTGGGCCCCCTGCGCGCATGCTTGCCTGGTCACCCGCTCAATTGGGAGGACGCGGGCAAGCCGGGTCAGCGGCCCAAGCTGGAGGATCATGGCGATCACCTGTTCCTCATCGTCCGCAGCCTGGACACCCGGGAGAAGCGTCTGGCCCGCCAGCTCCAGACCCTCCAGGTGGCCTGCTTCCTGACCCCCCGTCTCCTGGTGACCATCCGCAGCGGCCCCCTGGAGGTCCTGGACCAGGTTGCGGCGCGTTTCGCCTCGGGCCAGTCGCCGGTGCCCCCCGGCCCCGACGCCGTCCTCCACGGCCTTCTGGACGGCATCGTGGACGCCTTCGCGCCGCACCTGGAGCAGTGGGAGCTGGAGGTGGAGCGCCTGGACCAGGAGGCCCTGAGGGACCCCCGGACCCCGGTGCTGGAGCGCATCCTCTCCATCCGGAAGCTCATGGTGAGGCTGCGGCGCCTCGCGGCGGGCCAGGCCGACCTCGTCCTGCACCTGGCCAAGGGGAGGGAGGGCATGGTCCAGCCGGAGGTGCGCCCCTACTTCCAGGACGTGCACGACCACCTCATGAACGTCCTGGAGGGCGCCGACAGCCTGCGGGACTCGGTGACCATCGCCGTGGACATCTACCTGAACAGCGTCAACAACCGCCTCAACGAGATCATGAAGATCCTGACGGTGATGAGCTCCATCATGCTGCCCCTGGGCCTCGTGACGGGCGTCTTCGGCATGAACTTCCTCCGCATGCCCGGGCTCCAGCACCCCGCGGGCTTCTGGTGGACCCTGGCCGGCATGGGCCTCCTGACGGCCGGACTCCTCCTGGCCTTCCGGCGCTACCGGCTCCTCTGA
- a CDS encoding GAF domain-containing protein: MTLGPDAFRECLDGVVPCLAATCSADGIPNAIFLSQAQYIDPGHVALSYQFFNKTRRNILANPQVTLLAVHPLTAAQFRFRLRYLRTETEGPVFESMRAKLSGIASHTGMGGVFRLLGADVYRVLGFEQVPGAALPPPQRPNLFTALRAAFARVGAACDLETLFAGTLACLEEAFGMNQSMILLLDGSGGKLYTVASRGYPDSGAGSEIPLGHGVIGVCAQAGTPIRIGRMTEEYVYGKAIAARAEAHGLGALLEEQIPLPGLAESSSQLAVPIRGQGRLLGVLYVESPLDLRFSYDDEDAMVLLAAQLGMAMERIQAALDAAPEEAPEAPAPEPCPGPAPGEGPVLVRYYAENDSVFLGDDYLIKGVAGSILWTLLKDHTERGQCIFSNRELRLDPRIRLPDLSDNLEARLILLGRRLVDKGACVRMERVGRGRFRLQVDRALRLQEFQVPG; the protein is encoded by the coding sequence GTGACCCTGGGACCCGACGCCTTCCGCGAGTGCCTCGACGGCGTGGTGCCGTGCCTGGCGGCCACCTGCTCCGCGGACGGGATCCCCAACGCCATCTTCCTGTCCCAGGCGCAGTACATCGATCCCGGACACGTGGCCCTCTCGTACCAGTTCTTCAACAAGACCCGCAGGAACATCCTGGCCAACCCCCAGGTCACGCTCCTGGCGGTGCACCCCCTGACCGCCGCCCAGTTCCGGTTCCGCCTGCGCTACCTGCGCACCGAGACGGAGGGGCCCGTGTTCGAGAGCATGCGGGCCAAGCTCTCGGGCATCGCCTCCCACACGGGCATGGGGGGGGTCTTCCGGCTGCTGGGGGCGGACGTGTACCGGGTCCTGGGGTTCGAGCAGGTCCCGGGCGCGGCCCTCCCGCCACCGCAGCGGCCCAACCTCTTCACGGCCCTGCGCGCCGCCTTCGCCCGGGTCGGGGCGGCCTGCGACCTGGAGACCCTCTTCGCGGGCACGCTGGCGTGCCTGGAGGAGGCCTTCGGCATGAACCAGAGCATGATCCTCCTCCTGGACGGGAGCGGCGGGAAGCTCTACACCGTGGCCAGCCGGGGGTACCCCGATTCCGGCGCGGGCTCGGAGATCCCCCTGGGCCACGGCGTCATCGGCGTGTGCGCCCAGGCCGGGACGCCCATCCGCATCGGCCGGATGACGGAGGAGTACGTCTACGGCAAGGCCATCGCGGCCCGGGCCGAGGCCCACGGCCTGGGCGCGCTCCTGGAGGAGCAGATCCCCCTGCCCGGCCTCGCGGAGTCCTCCAGCCAGCTGGCGGTGCCCATCCGGGGCCAGGGCAGGCTGCTGGGCGTCCTCTACGTGGAGAGCCCGCTGGACCTGCGCTTCTCCTACGACGACGAGGACGCCATGGTGCTGCTGGCCGCCCAGCTCGGCATGGCCATGGAGCGGATCCAGGCCGCCCTGGACGCGGCCCCGGAGGAGGCCCCCGAAGCCCCGGCGCCGGAGCCCTGCCCCGGGCCGGCGCCCGGGGAGGGGCCGGTGCTGGTGCGGTACTACGCGGAGAACGACAGCGTCTTCCTGGGCGACGACTACCTGATCAAGGGCGTCGCCGGCAGCATCCTCTGGACCCTGCTGAAGGACCACACGGAACGGGGCCAGTGCATCTTCTCCAACCGCGAACTGCGCCTGGACCCGCGGATCCGCCTGCCGGACCTCAGCGACAACCTGGAGGCCCGGCTCATCCTCCTGGGCCGCAGGCTCGTGGACAAGGGCGCCTGCGTGCGCATGGAGCGGGTGGGCCGGGGCCGGTTCCGCCTGCAGGTGGACCGCGCCCTCCGGCTCCAGGAGTTCCAGGTTCCCGGCTAG
- a CDS encoding hemerythrin domain-containing protein gives MTHAAATLALPAAGARYDIYADIHKALRGLMCDTLARLGSLDPGDPVACGAVLDQAQDLLDLCRGHVEHENAFLHPAMEAREPGSSAGTGEDHAGHLEAIRSLEEALEAATASGPGRDAALRALYRRMAHFVGENLLHMAEEEERNTGVLHARYSDAELEALERDLVATIPPAEMGLILSWMLPALNPAERLRKLEDIRAGAPEPVFRGVLGLAQARLPEGEWLRLERELA, from the coding sequence ATGACCCACGCCGCCGCCACCCTGGCCCTTCCCGCCGCCGGGGCCCGCTACGACATCTACGCCGACATCCACAAGGCCCTGCGCGGGCTCATGTGCGACACCCTCGCGAGGCTCGGCTCCCTCGATCCCGGGGATCCCGTGGCCTGCGGCGCGGTCCTGGACCAGGCCCAGGACCTCCTGGACCTCTGCCGGGGGCACGTGGAGCACGAGAACGCCTTCCTGCACCCCGCCATGGAGGCCCGCGAGCCCGGGTCCTCCGCCGGCACCGGCGAGGACCACGCGGGACACCTGGAGGCCATCCGGAGCCTCGAGGAGGCCCTGGAGGCGGCCACCGCCTCCGGGCCCGGCCGGGACGCGGCCCTGAGGGCCCTCTACCGGCGCATGGCCCACTTCGTCGGGGAGAACCTCCTCCACATGGCCGAGGAGGAGGAGCGCAACACCGGGGTGCTCCACGCCCGCTACTCGGACGCGGAGCTGGAGGCCCTCGAGCGAGACCTGGTCGCCACCATCCCCCCGGCCGAGATGGGGCTCATCCTGTCCTGGATGCTGCCTGCCCTGAATCCCGCCGAGCGCCTCCGCAAGCTGGAGGACATCCGCGCCGGGGCCCCGGAGCCGGTCTTCCGCGGCGTGCTGGGCCTGGCCCAGGCGCGCCTCCCCGAGGGCGAATGGCTGCGGCTGGAGCGGGAACTGGCCTAG
- a CDS encoding thiamine pyrophosphate-dependent dehydrogenase E1 component subunit alpha, translating to MKKRPRPADAILTLFRSRRQRMVRGRCGSEEEDAVSSSNPVAGPIEMLRQMLLIRAYEMKIVELGGKGPFPHVCTCVGQEAAAVGVVAALREEDRILTNHRSAGHLLARGADPGRMLAEVMGRATGYCKGKSGTLHISAKELGVLLTSTIVGGELSLATGVALSKSMLKEKGIVACFFGDGAAAEGIFHESVNLASVWDLPVLYVCENNHWQAFVHRDETMRGAFIAPRAAAYGIEGLTVDGNDVEAVHAAALEAARKVRETSRPFLLETYTYRLRGHMEPEPAAGADPKELEHWLGKDPIARMKRTLLERGEATPEDIAAMEAEADAVVDAAEAFAAASPMPAPEELTTEVYA from the coding sequence TTGAAGAAGCGCCCCCGCCCCGCGGACGCCATCCTCACCCTGTTCCGCAGCCGGAGGCAGCGCATGGTGCGCGGCCGCTGCGGATCCGAGGAGGAGGACGCCGTGTCGTCGTCGAACCCTGTTGCGGGCCCCATCGAGATGCTGCGGCAGATGCTGCTCATCCGGGCCTACGAAATGAAGATCGTGGAACTGGGCGGAAAGGGCCCGTTCCCCCACGTGTGCACCTGCGTTGGCCAGGAGGCCGCCGCGGTGGGCGTGGTCGCCGCCCTGAGGGAGGAGGACCGCATCCTCACCAACCACCGCAGCGCCGGCCACCTCCTGGCCCGCGGCGCCGATCCGGGCCGCATGCTGGCCGAGGTGATGGGGCGCGCCACCGGCTACTGCAAGGGCAAGAGCGGCACCCTGCACATCTCCGCGAAGGAGCTGGGCGTCCTGCTCACCTCCACCATCGTCGGCGGCGAGCTGTCCCTGGCGACGGGGGTGGCCCTCTCCAAGTCCATGCTGAAGGAGAAGGGCATCGTGGCGTGCTTCTTCGGGGACGGCGCGGCGGCGGAGGGCATCTTCCACGAGTCCGTGAACCTGGCCTCGGTCTGGGACCTGCCGGTGCTCTACGTGTGCGAGAACAACCACTGGCAGGCCTTCGTCCACCGCGACGAGACCATGCGCGGCGCCTTCATCGCGCCCCGCGCGGCGGCCTACGGGATCGAGGGCCTCACCGTGGACGGCAACGACGTGGAGGCCGTTCACGCCGCGGCCCTCGAGGCCGCCCGCAAGGTCCGGGAGACCTCCCGCCCCTTCCTGCTGGAGACCTACACGTACCGCCTGCGCGGCCACATGGAGCCCGAGCCCGCGGCCGGGGCGGACCCGAAGGAGCTGGAGCACTGGCTGGGCAAGGACCCCATCGCGCGCATGAAGCGGACCCTGCTGGAGCGCGGCGAGGCCACCCCGGAAGATATCGCCGCCATGGAGGCGGAGGCGGACGCCGTCGTGGACGCCGCAGAGGCCTTTGCCGCGGCTTCGCCCATGCCCGCGCCCGAAGAGCTCACAACCGAAGTGTATGCCTGA
- a CDS encoding alpha-ketoacid dehydrogenase subunit beta yields MIPANVQEAIHQALREEMARDPRVILLGEGVATKRPDLVEAFGRARVRNTPLAEGIIAGTAAGAAATGLRPIADLLFAPFLCFAMDEIVNSAGKLRYMSGGQFKFPMVVMAMTGGGWTVGAQHNHNLEAWFVHSPGLKVVMPSTPADFKGLLKSAVRDDNPVIFFTDMALAFAPGEVPEGDVTVPLGVAAVRREGTDVTLIAYAKTVPACLEAAAALEAQGVSAEVLDLRTLKPLDEATILASARRTGRVIVVHEAGRLCGVGAEVAALVAEQAFASLRAPVLRLTGPDAPAPSSFLLEQAFSPQPAAILAAALDLVGRTEPAATLA; encoded by the coding sequence ATGATTCCCGCCAACGTCCAGGAAGCCATCCACCAGGCCCTCCGCGAGGAGATGGCCCGCGACCCGCGGGTCATCCTCCTCGGCGAGGGGGTCGCCACCAAGCGCCCGGATCTCGTGGAGGCCTTCGGCCGCGCCCGGGTCCGCAACACCCCGCTCGCCGAGGGCATCATCGCCGGCACCGCGGCGGGCGCCGCGGCCACGGGCCTGCGGCCCATCGCGGACCTGCTCTTCGCGCCCTTCCTCTGCTTCGCCATGGACGAGATCGTCAACAGCGCCGGCAAGCTGCGATACATGTCCGGCGGCCAGTTCAAGTTCCCCATGGTCGTCATGGCCATGACGGGCGGCGGCTGGACCGTCGGCGCCCAGCACAACCACAACCTGGAGGCCTGGTTCGTCCACAGCCCCGGCCTGAAGGTGGTCATGCCCTCCACCCCCGCCGACTTCAAGGGCCTGCTGAAATCCGCCGTGCGGGACGACAACCCGGTGATCTTCTTCACCGACATGGCCCTGGCCTTCGCCCCCGGCGAGGTGCCCGAGGGCGACGTCACCGTGCCCCTGGGCGTGGCCGCCGTCCGCAGGGAGGGCACCGACGTGACCCTCATCGCCTACGCCAAGACCGTCCCCGCCTGCCTCGAGGCCGCCGCGGCCCTGGAAGCCCAGGGCGTCTCCGCGGAGGTGCTGGACCTGCGCACCCTCAAGCCCCTGGACGAAGCCACCATCCTCGCCAGCGCGCGCCGGACGGGCCGGGTCATCGTCGTCCACGAGGCGGGGCGCCTCTGCGGCGTGGGCGCGGAAGTGGCCGCCCTCGTCGCGGAGCAGGCCTTTGCCAGCCTCCGGGCCCCGGTGCTGCGCCTCACGGGCCCCGACGCCCCCGCCCCCTCCAGCTTCCTCCTCGAGCAGGCCTTCAGCCCCCAGCCCGCCGCCATCCTGGCCGCGGCCCTGGACCTGGTGGGCCGCACCGAGCCCGCCGCCACCCTGGCCTGA
- a CDS encoding c-type cytochrome: MHRTLLVLALGLVPAWAAGPTPVKRGAYLVTLMGCNDCHTPMKMGDRGPEPDLARMLSGHPSALVMPPAPAFDPKDPWAWHGAVTNTAFAGPWGVSYAANLTPDTATGLGAWSEQDFVTSLRAGKHAGKGRPILPPMPWQGIGQATDEDLKAIFAFLRSIRPIANAVPDPSAPAHP; the protein is encoded by the coding sequence ATGCACCGAACCCTCCTCGTCCTCGCCCTCGGCCTGGTCCCCGCCTGGGCCGCCGGTCCCACCCCCGTCAAGCGCGGCGCCTACCTCGTCACCCTCATGGGCTGCAACGACTGCCACACCCCCATGAAGATGGGGGACCGGGGCCCCGAGCCGGACCTGGCCCGCATGCTCTCGGGCCACCCCTCCGCCCTCGTCATGCCCCCGGCCCCCGCCTTCGATCCCAAGGATCCCTGGGCCTGGCACGGCGCGGTCACGAACACCGCCTTCGCCGGCCCCTGGGGCGTGAGCTACGCCGCCAACCTCACCCCCGACACGGCGACGGGCCTGGGCGCCTGGTCCGAGCAGGACTTCGTGACCTCCCTGCGCGCCGGCAAGCACGCCGGAAAGGGGCGCCCGATCCTGCCCCCCATGCCCTGGCAGGGCATCGGCCAGGCCACGGACGAGGACCTCAAGGCCATCTTCGCCTTCCTCCGGTCCATCCGGCCCATCGCCAACGCCGTGCCCGACCCCTCGGCGCCGGCCCACCCCTGA
- a CDS encoding c-type cytochrome domain-containing protein: MVPPWMTLAVLAALVRIPAGDAAPQRLSRTGLYGPAGGIAPGVLAYAPQYPLWSDGAAKARWVLLPRGAAIDGTDPGAWVFPVGTRFWKEFSFGGRKVETRMLWRSSATTWTYAAYAWRDDQSDADLVGPQGLPRAAEIAPGVYHTIPGHADCRACHENPAPGPLGFDALQLSVDRDSGALHGEPLRPGQATLATLADRGLLRPAPPDLAPRIQAADPRARAALGYLHVNCGSCHREGNPIPHVDLDFRYREGGSRALSTALGRPTHSQLPGRRAGTLAIAPGSPEESLLLARMRSHSPLQRMPPTGTVLVDQEAVGLLTAWIAQGGCGMVPP; encoded by the coding sequence GTGGTCCCCCCCTGGATGACCCTCGCCGTCCTGGCCGCCCTGGTCCGGATCCCCGCCGGAGACGCGGCCCCCCAGCGGCTGTCCCGGACGGGCCTCTACGGGCCCGCCGGCGGGATCGCCCCGGGGGTCCTGGCCTACGCGCCCCAGTATCCCCTCTGGTCCGACGGCGCGGCCAAGGCCCGGTGGGTGCTGCTGCCCCGGGGCGCGGCCATCGACGGAACGGACCCCGGGGCCTGGGTGTTCCCCGTGGGCACCCGCTTCTGGAAGGAATTCAGCTTCGGCGGGCGCAAGGTTGAGACGCGCATGCTCTGGCGCTCCTCGGCGACCACGTGGACCTACGCCGCCTACGCCTGGCGCGACGACCAGTCCGACGCGGACCTGGTGGGACCCCAGGGCCTGCCCCGGGCGGCCGAGATCGCCCCGGGGGTGTACCACACCATCCCCGGCCACGCCGACTGCCGCGCCTGCCACGAGAATCCGGCCCCGGGGCCCCTGGGCTTCGACGCCCTGCAGCTGAGCGTGGACCGGGATTCCGGCGCCCTCCACGGGGAGCCCCTGCGCCCGGGCCAGGCCACCCTGGCCACCCTGGCGGACCGGGGCCTCCTGCGCCCCGCCCCCCCGGACCTCGCCCCGCGGATCCAGGCCGCGGACCCCCGCGCCCGCGCGGCCCTGGGCTACCTGCACGTCAATTGCGGATCCTGCCATCGCGAAGGGAACCCGATCCCCCACGTGGACCTGGATTTCCGCTACCGGGAAGGGGGCTCCCGCGCGCTCTCCACGGCCCTGGGGCGGCCCACCCACAGCCAGCTCCCCGGACGCCGCGCCGGCACCCTGGCCATCGCCCCCGGTTCTCCGGAGGAGAGCCTCCTCCTGGCCCGCATGCGCTCCCATTCGCCCCTCCAGCGCATGCCCCCCACCGGCACGGTCCTGGTGGACCAGGAGGCCGTCGGGCTCCTCACCGCCTGGATCGCCCAGGGGGGCTGCGGGATGGTCCCGCCCTGA